ACCCTCGTCGACGGCGCCGGGCGGCTCGGCATCGCCTGCGCCGCACCCGTACTGCGCCATGTGTACCGCGAGACGGCCTCGTCCCATCTGCGCGGGCGCGCCGCCCGCGCACTGGCCGCCACCGATCCCTCCTTCCCGGCCGGCTTCGCCGTCGAATGCCTGTGGGACTGCGAGGAGACCACCCGCGAGGTCGCCGCACGGCACGCCGAGACCGGTGATGCACGTGTGGTGGACCAATTGCGCCGGCTCGCGGCGGATCCGGCGGAAGAGGCCGAAGTCCAGACGGCGGTACGCAGCCGGATCGGGCCCGACATGCCCGCCGTATGAACGTTCGGTGACTCGTGCGTCAGGAGAGTGTGGACGCGGGCTGACCTGGACGGGTGCGCAGTCCAACGCTCACAGGACGTTCCCCCTTCGGAAAGATCGACGTTGACGCGGCCACGTCCAGCGCGGCGAGAACACCCCTATGCGTGTCGTCATCGTGACCGAATCCTTTCCCCCCGATGTGAACGGCGTGGCCCACTGCGCGCTCCAGACCGCCCGACACCTCGTCGATCGCGGTCACGCTCCCCTCGTCGTCGCCCCGGCCACCGCGGCCGGGACCGGGCCCGACGCCCAGGCGCCGTGTCCCGTCGTCCGTGTCCCCTCCATTCCGCTCCCGGGCTACCCCCAGGTCCGCGTCGCCCTCCCCAGCCGACGCGTCGCCGCGGCGATCACCGAACACCGCGCCGACATCGTCCACCTGGCCAGCCCCTTCGTCCTCGGCGTCCGCGGCATGGCGGCCGCCGCCCGGCTCGGCATCCCCGCCGTAGCCGTCTACCAGACCGACCTCGCCGGCTACGCCCGTACGTACATCAGCGCGGGCGAGGCCACCGCGTGGCGGCGCATCCGCTCCGTCCACGCGGCGGCCGACCGGACGCTCGCCCCGTCCAGCGCGGCCCTGCACGACCTGGAGGCACACGGTGTGCCCCGGGTGCAGCTGTGGCCGCGCGGTGTGGACACCGTCCGCTTCCGCCCCGACCTCCGGGACGAGGCCTTGCGCCGTGAACTGGCGCCCAACGGTGAGGTGATCGTCGGCTACGTCGGCCGGCTCGCTCCCGAGAAGCACGTCGAACTCCTCTCCGGCGTCTGCGGCCTGGACGGCGTGCGCGTCGTGGTCGTGGGCGACGGGCCGAGCCACCACACCCTCACCGAGGCGCTGCCCGGCGCCGTCTTCCTCGGGCGTCGCACCGGCGACGAACTCGCCCGGATCTTCGCCTCGCTGGACGTCTTCGCGCACACCGGCCCCTTCGAGACCTTCTGCCAGACCGTGCAGGAGGCCATGGCGAGCGGGGTGCCGGTCGTGGCGCCCGCCGCGGGCGGACCGCTCGACCTGGTGGCCCACGGGCGTACGGGGCTTCTGGTACCGCCGGGCGACGCGGCCGCCGTACGCGACGCGGTGGGGGCTCTGGTCTCCGATCCGGCGCAGCGGGCCGCCTACGGCGCCGCGGCGCGCGCCATGGTCGAGGGCCGTACCTGGGCCGCCGTGGTCGACCAGCTGATCGGGCACTACGCCGATGTGCTCGCCGCGCGGAAGCTGGTGGCGGCATGAGCTTGCGCATCGTTCGGCTCGCCAACTTCGTCGCCCCCGCGTCCGGCGGCCTGCGCACGGCCCTCCGGGAGCTGGGCACCGGCTACCAGGCGGCCGGGCACGAGCCGGTGCTCATCATCCCCGGTGAGCGAGAGAGCGACCGCGAGACCGAGCAGGGGCGGGTGATCACGCTGCCCGGGCCGCTGCTGCCCGGGACGGGTGGCTACCGCGTGCTCACGGACAAGCGGCGGGTGGCCCGGCTCCTGGAGTCGCTCGCCCCCGACCGCCTCGAAGTCTCCGACCGGACCACCCTGCGCTGGACCGGCGTGTGGGCACGCCGGGCCCGGGTGCCCGCCGTGATGGTCTCCCACGAGACCGCCGACGGCGTGCTGCGGACCTGGGGGCTCCCCGAGGGGATGGCCCGCCGGGCCGCGGACGCCCTCAACGTCCGTACGGCGCACACCTACTCCCGGGTCGTGTGCACCACGGAGTTCGCCGAGCGCGAGTTCGTGCGCATCGGTGCCCGCAACGTCGTACGCGCCCCCCTGGGCGTCGATCTCGTGGGACGGCACCCCACGCTGCGGGACCCCGGACAGCGCGCCCGCTACGCGCGCGCGGACGAGGCGTTGCTCGTGATGTGCTCCCGGCTGTCCGTCGAGAAGCGGCCGGGTACGGCACTCGACGCGCTGGAGGCGCTGCTGCGGCGCGGACAGCGTGCGGTGCTCGTCGTCGCCGGGGACGGACCGCTGAAGGCGCGGCTCGAACAGCGCGCCCAGGAGCGGAGGTTGCCCGTCACCTTCCTCGGACACGTCTCCGACCGTGCCGAACTCGGTGCGCTGCAGGCCTCGGCCGACGTGTGCCTGGCTCCTGGGCCCGCCGAGACGTTCGGGCTCGCCGCCCTGGAGGCGATGGCCTGCGGCACGCCCGTGGTCGCCAGCGCGATGTCCGCCCTGCCGGAGGTCGTCGGGTCCGCGGGGGCCACCGCGGCCGACAGCGGGGACTCCTTCGCGGACGCGGTGCGCCTCCTGCTGGGGCGCTCCGAGGGCGAGCGCAGGGAGGCCGCACGCGCGCGTGCGGAGTGTTTTGGATGGGACGCCGCTGTAGAGGGCTTTCTCGCCGCGCACGACGCGGCGGTCCCGGCACCGCGCCTGCAGGAGGGCGTCGGATGAGACCCGTTCGGTTCGTGTCCCTCGGGGACTCGCTCACGGAAGGCATGGGCGACCCCGTGGGCGACGGCTGGCGAGGGTGGGCCGCGCTGCTCGCCGATGGGCTCGAGCCGTCCGTCGAGTTCACCAACCTCGCGGTGAGCGGGGCCCAGACACGCGACGTCATGGAGCGGCAGACACCGGCGGCGCTGGCCCTGAAGCCGGACGTGGTGTCCGTCGTGATCGGCGTGAACGACACGCTGCGGCGCACCTTCGACATCCATGCCGTGGCCGCCCGGCTCGACGAGGTGTATGCGGCGTTCCGCGCGCAGGGCGCCGTACTGCTGACCGCCTGTCTGCCGGATCCCGGTTCGATGCTCGGGCTGCCGGCCGCGCTGGAACGGCCGCTGGCCCGGCGGCAGCTGGCCGTCAACACGGTCGTGCACGCACTGTCCGAGCGCTACGGGGCGGTGCACCTGCACGCGGCGGAGGGCGCCTGGCTGCGGGACCGTGCGATGTGGAGCGCGGACCGGCTGCATCCGGGCGAGCGGGGGCACCGGCAACTCGCCCTCCGCTTCCACGCGTTGCTCGCGAAGCAGGGCATCGCCACCGGGGCCGCACCCTCGGCCGAGCCCGAGTTCCCGCCGCCCACGCGGTCGGCCAGCCTGTGGTGGCTGGCCACCGCGGGGACGGCGTGGGTGGCCCGGCGGTGCACGGACCTGCTGCCGCAGCTCCTCACCCTCGCCGCGGCCGAGGTGCGTCACCGGGTGGGCGGCACCAGCGCACGCCTCGACCTCAGCGCCGCGCATGCCGTCGCGTCCGCGCTGGCCGCCCTGTCGGTGGCCGAACAGGCGGACGCGGCATGACGGTTCAGCGGCGGCGTATGAGGATGAAGCGGACCGGCGTGCCCGGAACCGCCTGAGCGGCCGCGGGGAGATCGCCGGCGCGGACGACCGCGATCACCGGGTAACCCCCGGTGGTCGGATGGTCCGCGAGCCCTACCTCGCCCGCAACCGCGAGATCCTGGGGACCCTCCAGGCGGGCGACCGGGACGCGGCCGAGCGACTGCTCGCGGTCTATCTCGACGCCTCGCTCGAGGGTCTGGTGGAGGTGTACGGGCGGCGGGTGGCCGACGGGGCGCAGGGGATCGGCTGAGGGCCGCCCGGTCGGGGGGACCCGGGGCCGGGCGGCTGCGACGGCGGCTGGGCGCACCGGCATGGTGGGTCGCTGGGGCGGTTGGGCGGACCGGCGCGGTGCGGTCGCTGCGGCGGTTGTCGCGTCGGCTTGGTGCGGTCGCTGGGCGGTTGGGCGTACCGGTGTGGTGCGGTCGCAGCCGCGGTCGTCGCGACCGCTTGGTGCCGTCGCCGTGACGACGGATGCGGCGGACCGCCGCCCGACGTGCTGCCGGTCGTTTCTGGGCTGTTTCGACCGTTGTCAGACCGAGGACCTAGTCTGTGCACCGTGACTTCGCCTGCATCGACGGACAGTGTTCCGCCCCAGCTCAGCGCGGGGCCGCGCCTCGCTCCGGGCCCGGCCGCCGACGAGGGCCTGGCGCGGCGGCTGCGCGCGCTCGCCTGCACCGCGCCGCTGCACGACCTCGACGTGCGCAAGGCGAACCTCGCGGGCGAGTACACGGTCTACGGGATGGCGGAGGTCGCCCTCGCCGCCATCGACCTCGTCACACTGAACATGGACTTCGACACGGGCGCCGACCACGACCAGATAGTGGCCAGGCTCATTCCGCGCATCGCCGCCCAGGCCTCGCGGCGGCCCGTCGCCGAGCACGAGCGCGTGGCCCGCTGGGTCCTGGAGAATCTGATCAACGTCGGCAGCGTGGACCGCGGCTTCCGGGCCGTGTACGGCACCTTCGCGCCCGACGGCTCCTATGTGCGCCGCGACTACGACTTCAAGCTGATCGAGGAAGTGCCCGGATACGGAGGGAGCGTCTATCTCCGTACGACCGACGAAGCGGTCAACGTCCTCGTCGGCGCCCTCGACACCGACGTCACCAGCGCGCAGATCGCCGCCGAGGTCAAGCTGGAGGTGCTGATCAGCCGCGGCCGCCTCGCGGACGCCCAGCTCGCCGCCGAACAGGCCCGCTACCGGACCGTGCAGTACTCGGAGACCCTCCGCAAGGCGCTCGACGCGACCCGGCGTAATGTGCGGGCCGTCGACTGGCTCCAGGCCGTGCCCGACATGATCGCCGAGGCCCTCGACCACGTCGCCGACCGGTACCGCCACGAGAACGCGATCCTCACCAACATCCGCAGGGCCCGCGACGAGTCCGAGGACCCCGAGCAGAAGCGGCGCGCGGCCGAGCTCGTCGACATCGTCAAGGACTGCATCCGCCGGCACACGCAGCTGCAGTCCCGGCTCCTGGAGGCGGGCCCCCTCTTCCGCGCGGAGCAGGACCGGCAGGCGTTCGCCACGCCCATGACGACCTCGGAGATCGACCTCTACGGACATCTCGTCGCGCCCGTGCTGCCGCTGCCCGTGGAGCAGGCGCTGCGCGTGACGGACGCGTTCTTCGCGCGCGGGACGGGACTGCGTACGCCGGTTGCCGTGCGGGTGGGGGACCTCGTCGACATCCTGCTGACGCCGCCGCTGGAGCGGGAGCATCTCGGTGCCGAGATGCCCGAGCCGGACCTCATCGCCACCCCGGACGACAGCCGGTTCAGCGAGGAGCAGCTCGCTTCCGCCATGGAGTTGCTCGACCTGCCGGCCGATGCGCCGCGACGGCTGTCCGGGCTGCTCGCGAAAGCGCGCCGCCGGGATCCCGAACTGCCGTACCTGGTCGCGTTGCTGGCCGTTCACGCGGCCAGTCCGCCGGTCGGCACCGCCTACCGCCAGGGCGAGGAGAAGCTGTTGTTCGCCGTGGACGACGGGACCGAGCTGGACGATCCCGAGTTCGGCGGGGCGGACCTCATCGTGGGCACGGCTCTGCTGGACGCGGCGGGGATGGCGGCCGACAGAACGGAGGCGGCGTGAGCGCTCCGCTGAAAGGGCCGGACACCGGCGGTTCGTCATTCCTCTGCGGGCCGTCCGTGGTTGCTCGCGCCCACGCGGCGGAGCCGCACATGTCACAGCCCGCGCCCCTGAGGGAGTTGCCCTCAGCCCTGTTTTCAAGATCAAGGAGTTCCCGTCGTGACCGAGCACGTCGAGTGGAGCGAGGCCGAGGCCCCCGCCGCGCCGGCGACCAGCACCGTCACCCCCGCCGACGCCGCCGACGCGGCGCGGCTCGTTGGTTTCGGGCTGCAGCCCAAACTGCAGCCCGCGCGTGACCAGGAGTACGCGGAGCTGCTGCGGCGCTACCGCGAGGACCCGCCCTTCGCGCGCCTCGCCGACGCCGTGGCCACCGGGCTCGGCCTGGTCGTCCTGGAGGTGTCCCCGCGCGCGGGCATGGCCGTGACCGCCGCGGAGGACTCCGTTTTCGCCGTTCGCATGGGCGACTACGCGCGTCGCGCGTCCTCCGACTCGGGGGACCGCTTCCTGCACGGGCTCGCCCATCTCGCCGTCGCCGCCATGGCGTTCCCGCGCCCCGAGGACCTCGCGGACGACGGGTACATCGGGCGCGTCTCGGTCAACGGCGTCGACGCGTTCGTACGGCAGGCCTGTCGTCGTCTGGAGGCGCGGGCCGAGGAGTCGGGCGAGAACACCGACCCGGCCACGGACGCCCCCGGTCTGGAGGCGGCCTGGCGCATCTGGGCCCGGCGCAGCTCCACCGGCGCCACCAAGGACGCCCGAAGACTGGCCGGTTCGACCACCGGCATCGTCGGCAAGGCCGTCGCGTTCCTCACGGACTCCGGGTTCCTGCAGCGCACCGGGGACGACTCCGGGGGGACGTACCGGACGACGGCCCGCTATCAGCTCCAGGTCCGCGACATGGCGGGCAGTGCCGCCATGGCGGAGCTCCTCGAGCTGGGCATCGTCCCGGTGACCGACGGCACCGCGACGCTGCTGCCCGCCGAGGACGCCGACGATCTGGAACTGGTGGCCGACGCCGGACTGCCGTTCCACTCCTGAACCACCCTGACCTTCCGAAGACTTACGACGAGAGTCCGCCATGTACGAGCTGTCCCGGGTCCGCCTCTACTCCATCGGGCCTGCCGGTGCGCGCTACGCCGACACCGTGCTTGACCTGCGGGGTGTCGGCGAGCCCGTGCCCGACCCCGCGCCCATCCAGGCGGAGTTCTTCGAGGAGGAGCCCGTCGGGCCGCCGCGCCGGCCCGCGCCCGCGGGCGTGCTCTTCCTGGAGAACGGCGGCGGCAAGTCGGTGCTGCTCAAGCTGCTCTTCTCGGTGATGCTCCCGGGCCACCGCAACACGCTGGGCGGCGCCAGCTCCGGGGTGCTGCGCAAGTTCCTGCTCGCCGACGACTGCGGGCATGTCGCCCTGGAGTGGCAGCACACGCTGACCGGCGAGTGTGTCGTGGTCGGCAAGGTGAGCGAGTGGCGGGGCCGGCAAGTCTCCAACGACCCACGGAAGTTCGCCGAGGCCTGGTACTCCTTCCGGCCCGGGCCCG
This genomic interval from Streptomyces dengpaensis contains the following:
- a CDS encoding glycosyltransferase family 4 protein → MRVVIVTESFPPDVNGVAHCALQTARHLVDRGHAPLVVAPATAAGTGPDAQAPCPVVRVPSIPLPGYPQVRVALPSRRVAAAITEHRADIVHLASPFVLGVRGMAAAARLGIPAVAVYQTDLAGYARTYISAGEATAWRRIRSVHAAADRTLAPSSAALHDLEAHGVPRVQLWPRGVDTVRFRPDLRDEALRRELAPNGEVIVGYVGRLAPEKHVELLSGVCGLDGVRVVVVGDGPSHHTLTEALPGAVFLGRRTGDELARIFASLDVFAHTGPFETFCQTVQEAMASGVPVVAPAAGGPLDLVAHGRTGLLVPPGDAAAVRDAVGALVSDPAQRAAYGAAARAMVEGRTWAAVVDQLIGHYADVLAARKLVAA
- a CDS encoding glycosyltransferase yields the protein MSLRIVRLANFVAPASGGLRTALRELGTGYQAAGHEPVLIIPGERESDRETEQGRVITLPGPLLPGTGGYRVLTDKRRVARLLESLAPDRLEVSDRTTLRWTGVWARRARVPAVMVSHETADGVLRTWGLPEGMARRAADALNVRTAHTYSRVVCTTEFAEREFVRIGARNVVRAPLGVDLVGRHPTLRDPGQRARYARADEALLVMCSRLSVEKRPGTALDALEALLRRGQRAVLVVAGDGPLKARLEQRAQERRLPVTFLGHVSDRAELGALQASADVCLAPGPAETFGLAALEAMACGTPVVASAMSALPEVVGSAGATAADSGDSFADAVRLLLGRSEGERREAARARAECFGWDAAVEGFLAAHDAAVPAPRLQEGVG
- a CDS encoding SGNH/GDSL hydrolase family protein; the encoded protein is MRPVRFVSLGDSLTEGMGDPVGDGWRGWAALLADGLEPSVEFTNLAVSGAQTRDVMERQTPAALALKPDVVSVVIGVNDTLRRTFDIHAVAARLDEVYAAFRAQGAVLLTACLPDPGSMLGLPAALERPLARRQLAVNTVVHALSERYGAVHLHAAEGAWLRDRAMWSADRLHPGERGHRQLALRFHALLAKQGIATGAAPSAEPEFPPPTRSASLWWLATAGTAWVARRCTDLLPQLLTLAAAEVRHRVGGTSARLDLSAAHAVASALAALSVAEQADAA